In a genomic window of Poecilia reticulata strain Guanapo linkage group LG22, Guppy_female_1.0+MT, whole genome shotgun sequence:
- the LOC103458685 gene encoding uncharacterized protein LOC103458685 — MLKTLTKKLRRHSLNEIHPFQLKISYHGSGEGGESDDSEGENQELAQIDRERRRNCALTPLATSQQHNQGPVSPARLRRLRLLLDANLDRHSSEEELERISCGDNRKWVSGFPQRHGDHHSSPSSDEEVRDLCGCRSPPASVRPLVEPGAACLAASPSPVLFSSSPPRNLKPPPMRFQLQVAQPLARPIILTHFDQSAPYRKYRHSYSGEPGRPSLDLEKMQQKMLLKKNCGGKTRTMKIRNLTGSRPPHRYTYDPAIFAFRSLSTAPPCRSLTPSEDPPCS, encoded by the exons atttcctATCATGGCAGTGGAGAGGGAGGGGAGAGTGATGACTCAGAAGGCGAGAACCAGGAGCTCGCACAGATTGACAGAG AGAGACGGAGAAATTGCGCCCTCACCCCTTTGGCCACCAGCCAGCAGCACAACCAGGGTCCCGTGTCTCCGGCCCGGTTACGACGCCTCCGCCTCCTACTAGATGCCAATCTGGACCGTCACTCATCAGAGGAAGAGCTGGAGCGGATCAGCTGCGgcgacaacaggaagtgggtGTCCGGCTTCCCCCAACGCCACGGCGACCATCACAGCAGCCCCTCCAGCGATGAAGAAGTGCGGGACCTGTGTGGCTGCCGGTCGCCCCCGGCCTCGGTCAGACCTCTGGTTGAGCCCGGTGCCGCTTGCCTGGCTGCCTCTCCCAGCCCTGTCCTGTTCAGCTCCAGCCCGCCGCGCAACTTGAAACCACCCCCAATGAGGTTTCAGCTCCAGGTGGCTCAGCCACTCGCACGGCCCATCATCCTGACCCACTTCGACCAATCAGCACCTTATAGAAAGTATCGGCACAGCTACAGCGGAGAACCGGGGAGACCTAGTCTGGACCTGGAAAAAATGCAACAG AAAATGCTGCTTAAGAAGAACTGTGGAGGGAAAACGCGGACAATGAAGATTCGG aATCTTACCGGCAGTCGTCCTCCGCACAGGTACACCTACGACCCCGCCATCTTCGCCTTCCGCTCCCTGAGCACAGCGCCCCCCTGTAGATCCTTGACTCCGTCCGAGGACCCTCCTTGCTCCTAA
- the supt7l gene encoding STAGA complex 65 subunit gamma encodes MMRYWGEIPGPSGAPPSRSSFDLLQREFRSVEMQDPPLHQPSAQRPRPTTMLDIPSEPCSLTIHTVQLCQHARRLRALLAAAQGQAQGQSSASSEGGSRPEETEANLPLRPPTPPAVPDDLLPVDSKDPHQPFQLRHSDPESEFYKGKGETVTELSWPSCRQLLYQSVATVLAHAGFESAQESVLETLTDLVHEHYLRLTQLLRVAVDREARLGATPFPDVVEQVFHEVGIGSMLALQRFWQVRIKDYHSYMLQVTKELSEEYERLVNPEKAMEDSKPLKIKDEPLSDIPFPVSEELEADLASGDQALPMGVLGAHAERLAAGLDSDHSPHTSGGGAANNSPLWPQVKMEPQDGEEGQGAGHHHQHHHHHHGVLSGDVFEEGDPMSTMSESGGAMAPSPGGAASEGSYASHSPDSLMGTSPVFNQRPKKRIKKM; translated from the exons ATGATGCGTTACTGGGGTGAGATCCCTGGACCCTCCGGGGCTCCCCCCAGTCGCAGCTCCTTCGACCTGCTCCAGCGCGAGTTTCGGTCCGTGGAGATGCAGGACCCGCCCCTGCACCAGCCGTCGGCCCAGCGCCCCCGGCCCACCACGATGCTGGACATCCCCTCAGAGCCGTGCAGCCTCACCATTCACACGGTGCAGCTGTGCCAGCACGCCCGCCGCCTGCGAGCTCTCCTGGCGGCGGCCCAGGGCCAGGCTCAGGGTCAGAGCTCGGCATCCTCAGAGGGCGGTAGCCGGCCAGAGGAGACTGAAGCCAACCTGCCGCTGCGTCCTCCCACTCCACCCGCCGTGCCAGACGATCTGCTGCCCGTAGACAGCAAAGACCCTCACCAGCCCTTTCAGCTTCGCCATAGTGACCCTGAGAGTGAATTCTACAA AGGGAAAGGTGAAACAGTCACAGAGCTGAGTTGGCCCTCCTGCAGGCAGCTCCTCTATCAGTCGGTAGCCACGGTGCTGGCTCATGCCGGCTTTGAGTCCGCCCAGGAAAGCGTCCTGGAGACCCTGACCGACTTGGTCCATGAACACTACCTGCGCCTCACCCAGCTCCTGCGAGTAGCGGTGGACCGCGAGGCCAGGCTGGGAGCCACGCCCTTCCCGGACGTGGTGGAGCAGGTGTTCCACGAGGTGGGCATTGGCAGCATGCTGGCCCTCCAGCGCTTCTGGCAAGTCAGGATCAAGGACTATCACAGCTACATGCTGCAG GTTACCAAAGAGCTGTCAGAAGAATATGAGCGTCTGGTGAATCCAGAGAAAGCCATGGAAGACTCCAAACCGCTAAAGATCAAGGACGAGCCTCTGAGTGACATTCCCTTCCCTGTAAGTGAGGAGCTGGAGGCCGACCTGGCCTCTGGGGACCAGGCTTTACCCATGGGGGTCCTCGGGGCCCACGCAGAGAGGCTGGCAGCAGGCTTAGATTCTGACCACTCCCCTCACACTTCAG GTGGTGGCGCGGCCAACAACTCCCCTCTTTGGCCCCAAGTAAAGATGGAACCCCAGGATGGCGAGGAAGGTCAGGGTGCTggtcatcatcatcagcatcatcatcatcaccacggCGTCCTGAGCGGAGACGTGTTCGAAGAGGGGGATCCCATGTCCACCATGAGCGAGTCTGGAGGAGCCATGGCGCCTTCACCAGGAGGGGCGGCGTCTGAAGGCAGCTACGCTTCGCATTCGCCCGACTCGCTGATGGGAACGTCGCCAGTCTTTAACCAGAGACCCAAGAAACGGATTAAGAagatgtga
- the slc4a1ap gene encoding kanadaptin, whose amino-acid sequence MEEETQSEVEKKVNLDTEEGNKPTGKEETKSDTKIEDTFKKPAIFAAPSLASKRINKVDNVCEAATDAAAGENERKDDRDVDKTKKQEVKAKAAPVKAEMFPPLPYTEPPWGGPPSESPYALEILKNGTIVDTVTLTHRSYFVVGRLPVCDVSLEHPSISRYHAVIQYRGHTGEEGCVGEERGFYVHDLGSTHGTVVNKNRIPPKTYIRLKVGHVLKFGGSTRLFILQGPESDEEEESELTVTELRERARKQRAELEKRMMGDLSDGEEDEENGEGKKSQREASKEDSGCTWGMEEDAAPEEDENEENPFSTEFHEDQEAAYLKDPKKALQGFYDREGEELEFEYEDKNHGTWLCRIKLPVDDALGRQLVAEVTHTGKKKEAAVQCCLEACRMLEARGLLRQEAVSRKRKKKNWEDEDYYDSDDDTFLDRTGTVERKRQERMKKAGKIEERTETYESLVAKLSSVEKELADAQKKLSSGKAGSSASSTEDSLDAFMTAVRSEAAMDGVERRKLHVHVADLRKEAQRLRRLVDLTRPAQMPSLLPGGSSEAEKPKKSLPLFGAMKGGSKFKLKTGTIGKLPPKRPNLPAELFNMKELPPAGEEEEEDEEEKEEEVADRSKDDGDECSAAQTKSDCEESSIPPGQLKDSEEVKEQKLKKSDKAEPQVPLKPSATMSPESKAGGEAEPAAAAAAGPSPRKKKRVMGPSRPPVQLSGQYPQDDPDYSVWLPPAGQTGDGRTHLNDKFGY is encoded by the exons ATGGAGGAAGAAACACAGTCAGAAGTAGAAAAGAAGGTGAATTTAGACACTGAAGAGGGGAACAAGCCCACAGGGAAAGAAGAAACCAAATCCGATACAAAGATAGAGGATACCTTTAAAAAACCGGCTATTTTTGCGGCGCCTTCGCTTGCTAGCAAACGCATAAACAAGGTGGACAATGTGTGTGAAGCTGCCAccgatgctgctgctggagaaaatGAGCGAAAAGATGACAGAGATGTCGACAAGACTAAGAAACAAGAAGTTAAAGCGAAGGCAGCTCCTGTCAAAGCTGAGATGTTCCCCCCTCTGCCGTACACAGAGCCCCCCTGGGGGGGTCCTCCATCAGAATCCCCCTACGCATTGGAAATCCTCAAAAACGGCACCATAGTGGACACTGTTACCCTCACCCACCGGAGCTACTTTGTGGTCGGGAGGCTACCTGTGTGTGACGTCTCCCTGGAGCACCCGTCCATCTCCAGGTACCATGCGGTGATCCAGTACCGAGGCCACACCGGGGAGGAGGGCTGCGTGGGTGAGGAGAGGGGCTTCTATGTCCACGACCTGGGGAGCACACACGGCACGGTGGTCAACAAGAACAGGATCCCCCCGAAGACCTACATCAGACTGAAGGTGGGACACGTGTTGAAGTTTGGAGGAAGCACCCGGCTGTTTATCCTGCAG GGTCCGGAGtctgatgaggaagaggagtccGAGCTGACGGTGACGGAGCTGAGGGAGCGAGCCCGCAAACAGAGAGCAGAGCTGGAAAAGAGGATGATGGGAGACCTCTCTGACGGAGAGGAGGACGAGGAAAATGGCGAAGGCAAAAAGAGCCAGAGAGAAGCGTCAAAGGAAGACTCTGGATGCACGTGGGGAATGG AAGAGGATGCAGCTCCGGAGGAAGACGAGAACGAGGAAAACCCCTTCTCAACCGAGTTCCACGAAGACCAGGAGGCAGCTTACCTGAAAGACCCGAAGAAGGCTCTGCAGGGATTCTACGACAGAGAGG GCGAGGAGCTGGAGTTTGAATACGAAGACAAAAATCACGGCACGTGGCTCTGCAGGATAAA GCTGCCGGTGGACGACGCCTTGGGCCGACAGCTGGTTGCCGAAGTGACGCACACGGGGAAGAAGAAGGAGGCAGCCGTCCAGTGCTGCCTGGAGGCCTGCCGGATGCTGGAGGCCCGAGGGCTGCTGAGGCAGGAAGCAG TCTCGCGCAAacgaaagaagaaaaactgggaGGACGAGGACTACTACGACAGCGACGACGACACTTTCCTGGATCGGACCGGCACAGTTGAGAGGAAGAGGCAGGAGCGAATGAAGAAGGCCGGGAAGATCGAGGAGCGGACCGAGACCTATGAGTCTTTG GTGGCCAAGCTGTCCTCTGTGGAGAAGGAGCTGGCAGATGCTCAGAAAAAGCTAAGTAGCGGTAAAGCAG GCTCTTCGGCCTCCTCCACGGAGGACTCGCTGGACGCCTTCATGACGGCGGTGCGGAGCGAGGCTGCGATGGACGGCGTGGAGCGCAGGAAGCTCCACGTGCACGTGGCCGACCTGCGCAAAGAGGCCCAGCGGCTCCGTAGGCTGGTGGACCTGACTCGGCCGGCGCAGATGCCCTCGCTGCTCCCCGG TGGAAGCTCAGAGGCGGAGAAGCCCAAGAAGAGCTTACCGCTGTTTGGAGCCATGAAGGGAGGAAGCAAATTCAAACTGAAGACGGGAACCATAGGG AAGCTGCCTCCCAAGCGGCCCAACCTGCCCGCTGAGCTCTTCAACATGAAAGAGCTTCCACCCGcaggcgaggaagaggaggaggacgaggaggaaaaagaggaggaggtggcaGATAGGAGTAAAGATGACGGAGATGAATGCAGTGCCGCCCAAACCAAATCTGACTGTGAAGAATCCAGCATTCCTCCGGGGCAGCTGAAAGACTCTGAGGAGGTCAAAG AGCAAAAGCTGAAGAAGAGCGATAAAGCAGAGCCGCAGGTTCCTCTGAAGCCGTCAGCCACCATGAGCCCAG AGTCGAAGGCAGGGGGCGAAGCAgagcctgcagctgcagcagcagcagggccCAGTcccaggaagaagaagagagtgATGGGCCCCAGCAGG CCTCCAGTGCAGCTGTCAGGACAGTATCCACAGGATGACCCTGACTACTCCGTGTGGCTGCCGCCTGCAG GTCAGACAGGAGACGGTCGAACTCACCTCAACGACAAGTTCGGCTACTGA